In Paroedura picta isolate Pp20150507F chromosome 12, Ppicta_v3.0, whole genome shotgun sequence, one DNA window encodes the following:
- the ANK1 gene encoding ankyrin-1 isoform X6: MWGFLTQLLISLVLLGFFLVSCQNLLHIAHGSVRFVLKHIHQELDKELGESEGLSDDEEAVSSRVVRRRVIIQGNEALDIPGEQVTEEQFTDEQGNIVTKKIIRKVVRRLDTDSMDDGRQHEEEEAQGSVSRSELLGGRMGAHIVKRASLKRGKQ, translated from the exons ATGTGGGGCTTCCTGACCCAGCTGCTCATCAGCTTGGTCCTGCTGGGCTTCTTCTTGGTCAGCTGCCAGAACCTTCTGCATATCGCCCATGGCTCTGTCCGTTTTGTGCTGAAGCACATCCACCAAGAGTTGGACAAGGAGTTGGGCGAGAGTGAGGGTCTCAGCGACGATGAGGAGGCTGTCTCCAGCCGAGTGGTGCGCCGACGGGTCATCATCCAG GGTAACGAAGCATTGGATATTCCAGGGGAACAAGTGACCGAGGAACAGTTCACCGATGAACAAGGCAACATCGTCACAAAGAAG ATTATCCGGAAGGTGGTGCGGAGGCTGGACACCGACAGTATGGACGATGGGCGGCAACACGAAGAG GAGGAGGCTCAAGGGAGTGTCTCGAGATCGGAGCTGCTCGGGGGCAGGATGGGGGCTCACATAGTGAAACGGGCCAGCCTGAAAAGAGGGAAGCagtga
- the NKX6-3 gene encoding homeobox protein Nkx-6.3 has protein sequence MDSNLQGTFLLNNPSLPPFPEVKAPMCQYSVQNSFYKLSPPGLSTQLAAGTPHGISDILSRPVAPPNSGLLSGYSHVSGFNGLGTQSIYYGSQVGNFSKAGNEYSARGRSYWADTGQEWHGGRPCGNPTGHMGDGLHKKKHTRPTFTGHQIFALEKTFEQTKYLAGPERARLAYSLGMSESQVKVWFQNRRTKWRKKSALEPSSSSPRTGAGPGERSISDEDDEYNKPLDPDSDDEKIRLLLRKHRAAFSVVGLGSHSG, from the exons ATGGACTCAAACCTACAGGGGACCTTCCTTCTCAACAacccttctcttccccctttcccagaggTGAAAGCCCCCATGTGCCAGTATTCTGTGCAAAACTCCTTCTACAAGCTCAGTCCGCCGGGACTCAGCACCCAGCTGGCGGCCGGCACCCCTCACGGCATCAGCGATATCCTAAGCAGACCCGTCGCGCCACCAAACAGCGGCCTCCTCTCTGGGTACTCCCACGTCAGCGGATTCAATGGACTGGGCACCCAAAGTATCTACTACGGGTCCCAAGTGGGGAACTTCTCCAAAGCAGGGAATGAATACTCCGCCCGGGGCAGGAGCTACTGGGCAGACACAGGACAGGAGTGGCACGGAGGTCGGCCATGTGGCAACC CCACCGGGCACATGGGGGACGGCCTCCACAAGAAGAAGCACACGCGGCCGACCTTCACAGGCCACCAGATCTTTGCACTGGAGAAAACCTTTGAGCAGACCAAATACTTGGCTGGGCCTGAGCGGGCACGACTGGCATATTCCCTGGGCATGAGTGAATCCCAGGTGAAG GTGTGGTTCCAGAACCGACGCACCAAGTGGAGGAAGAAGAGCGCCCTGGAGccgtcctcctcctctccccggaCAGGGGCTGGACCAGGCGAGCGCTCCATCTCAGATGAGGACGATGAGTACAACAAGCCCCTGGACCCCGACTCGGATGATGAGAAGATCCGTCTCCTCTTGCGGAAACATCGGGCGGCCTTCTCCGTCGTAGGCCTCGGTTCTCACAGTGGCTGA